One genomic window of Cannabis sativa cultivar Pink pepper isolate KNU-18-1 chromosome 2, ASM2916894v1, whole genome shotgun sequence includes the following:
- the LOC133034575 gene encoding uncharacterized protein LOC133034575: protein MKRRHRPSSTFDPLEPPDEKLLTTFRKWCVGLIPNHRLRDLRSGDYGPGFFWIMLTPKEWLTDDHIDAAMHMLRRRRTDYPLTFPHKGIILSTFVTAMISSAWTSHKGPRKNFKWEDYILDYCTVGS, encoded by the exons atgaagaggagacataggccatcttcgacttttgatcccctggagccaccggatgagaaattgttaaccactttccgaaagtggtgtgttggactcattccgaaccaccgacttcgggatttgagaagtggtgattacggtccaggattcttttggataatgctcacaccaaaggaatggcttacagatgac CATATAGATGCAGCAATGCATATGCTGAGGAGGCGACGCACCGACTATCCACTGACATTTCCTCATAAGGGTATCATTCTCTCCACATTCGTGACCGCCATGATCAGCAGTGCATGGACGAGCCACAAGGGTCCGAGGAAAAACTTTAAATGGGAGGATTATATCCTGGACTACTGCACGGTGGGCtcataa